In Erythrobacter litoralis HTCC2594, a single genomic region encodes these proteins:
- a CDS encoding arginine N-succinyltransferase — MSFRLRAARTEDIEPLYEMAKLTGGGFTNLPADRDALGAKLARSSDAFANPGDELVDEQFVLVLENAEIGAVRGTCQLMTQVGQQWPFYSYRLNTLTQHSQELDRTVRAELLSLVTDLEGSSEVGGLFLHPNERAGGLGLLLARSRYLFIAMHRARFADRILAELRGIIDERGGSPFWDGVAGRFFGMSFQEADYFNAINGNQFIADLMPKHPVYVAMLDVEAKKVIGLPHPTGRAAMRMLEKEGFRYEGYVDIFDGGPSMIARTDDVVSIAQAHQGTVADIALETGEKALLATGRLTEFRSCYGARELRDDGSVAIDAHAADLLGVGKGDTVWSVAR, encoded by the coding sequence TTGAGTTTCCGCCTGCGCGCCGCGCGCACCGAAGATATCGAACCGCTCTACGAAATGGCCAAGCTGACCGGCGGCGGCTTCACCAATCTGCCCGCCGATCGCGATGCGCTGGGCGCAAAACTCGCCCGGTCGAGCGATGCCTTTGCCAATCCGGGCGACGAGCTGGTCGACGAGCAATTCGTGCTGGTGCTGGAAAATGCCGAGATCGGCGCGGTACGCGGCACCTGCCAGCTGATGACGCAGGTCGGACAGCAATGGCCGTTCTATTCCTATCGTCTCAACACGCTGACCCAGCACAGCCAGGAACTGGACCGCACAGTCCGCGCCGAACTGCTGAGCCTTGTGACCGACCTTGAAGGATCGAGCGAAGTCGGCGGGCTATTCCTGCATCCCAACGAACGCGCCGGGGGCCTCGGCCTGCTGCTCGCGCGCAGCCGTTACCTCTTCATCGCCATGCACCGGGCGCGCTTCGCCGACCGCATCCTTGCCGAACTGCGCGGCATTATCGATGAGCGTGGCGGCTCTCCCTTCTGGGACGGCGTGGCCGGGCGCTTCTTCGGTATGAGTTTCCAGGAAGCCGACTATTTCAACGCCATCAACGGCAACCAGTTCATTGCCGACCTGATGCCCAAGCATCCGGTCTATGTCGCCATGCTCGACGTGGAAGCGAAGAAGGTCATCGGCCTGCCCCACCCCACCGGCCGCGCCGCGATGCGGATGCTGGAGAAGGAAGGCTTCCGCTACGAGGGTTATGTCGACATTTTCGACGGCGGGCCGAGCATGATTGCGCGCACCGACGACGTGGTGAGCATCGCGCAGGCGCACCAGGGGACGGTGGCCGATATCGCGCTGGAGACGGGCGAGAAGGCGCTGCTGGCAACCGGTCGCCTCACCGAATTCCGCAGCTGCTACGGCGCGCGCGAGTTGCGCGATGACGGCTCGGTCGCCATCGACGCGCATGCCGCCGATCTGCTCGGTGTGGGCAAAGGCGACACGGTCTGGAGCGTGGCGCGGTGA
- the rsmA gene encoding 16S rRNA (adenine(1518)-N(6)/adenine(1519)-N(6))-dimethyltransferase RsmA, which produces MPELPPLRDVIAKHGLSASKALGQNFLFDAQLLDRIAGIPGGLENRAVLEIGPGPGGLTRALLKAGARVTAIEMDRRCLPALAELSEVYPGKLSVIHGDAMKLDHAELMGEPFAVVANLPYNVGTALFVRWLGGETWPPQWTSLTLMFQQEVAQRIVSTPGTSAYGRLAVLAQWRSAASMPMKVHRSAFTPPPKVMSAIVHVTPDEMPEGVSARTLERLTEAAFGQRRKMLRQSLKGVPGAVETLAEVAIEETRRAETVTVEEFVALARRLGASRPSSNSG; this is translated from the coding sequence ATGCCTGAGCTTCCGCCGCTGCGCGACGTCATCGCGAAACATGGCCTCTCCGCCTCGAAGGCGCTGGGGCAGAACTTCCTGTTCGATGCGCAATTGCTCGACCGCATCGCCGGAATCCCGGGTGGTCTCGAAAACCGGGCCGTGCTCGAAATCGGGCCTGGTCCCGGCGGGCTCACCCGCGCTTTGCTAAAGGCCGGCGCGCGCGTGACGGCGATCGAGATGGACCGCCGCTGCCTGCCTGCGCTTGCCGAGCTGTCGGAGGTTTACCCCGGCAAACTATCCGTCATCCATGGCGATGCGATGAAGCTCGATCATGCCGAATTGATGGGCGAGCCATTCGCTGTCGTCGCCAACCTGCCCTACAATGTCGGCACCGCTCTCTTCGTGCGCTGGCTCGGCGGCGAGACTTGGCCGCCGCAATGGACGTCGCTCACCTTGATGTTCCAGCAGGAAGTCGCCCAGCGGATCGTCTCCACACCGGGCACATCGGCGTACGGCCGCCTCGCCGTGCTGGCGCAATGGCGCAGCGCCGCCAGCATGCCGATGAAGGTTCATCGCAGCGCCTTCACACCGCCGCCCAAAGTGATGAGCGCCATCGTGCACGTGACGCCGGACGAGATGCCGGAGGGCGTGTCGGCCCGCACGCTCGAACGCCTGACCGAAGCTGCCTTCGGCCAACGCCGCAAGATGCTGCGCCAGAGCCTGAAAGGCGTACCCGGCGCGGTGGAGACATTGGCTGAGGTTGCCATCGAAGAGACGCGGCGGGCCGAGACGGTGACGGTGGAAGAGTTTGTGGCGCTGGCGCGACGCCTCGGCGCTTCGCGACCCTCATCCAACTCCGGCTAA
- the pdxA gene encoding 4-hydroxythreonine-4-phosphate dehydrogenase PdxA, protein MGEPQRPLAVSLGDPAGIGPEIIVHAWRMRDSANLAPFAVAGGANVLRSATEALGVPCPIQEIDDIAEANSAFLEALPVIKGLDGAYLPGAPDPIGAKLALKSLEMATRLATAGHASGVVTAPIAKGLLEQVGFTHPGQTEFLAAACGLPEDASVMMLAGPSLRAVPLTVHCPLAEVPGLLSIGLIVERGRIVASALQRDFGIERPRLAVTGLNPHAGEDGKFGNEEQDVIAPAIAELLADGITATGPHPADALFSPHSRAGFDAALCMYHDQALIPVKALDFDQGVNVTLGLPIVRTSPDHGTAFDIAGRGTAHPGAMVFALLMAGECAARRADA, encoded by the coding sequence GTGGGCGAGCCGCAGCGCCCGCTCGCCGTTTCGCTGGGTGATCCGGCCGGCATCGGACCGGAAATCATCGTCCATGCCTGGCGCATGCGCGATTCCGCAAATTTAGCACCGTTTGCGGTGGCGGGCGGTGCGAATGTTCTGCGCTCAGCGACGGAAGCGCTGGGCGTTCCATGCCCCATCCAAGAGATTGACGATATCGCTGAGGCGAACTCCGCTTTCCTGGAGGCGTTGCCGGTGATCAAGGGGCTGGATGGAGCCTACCTCCCCGGCGCGCCTGACCCGATCGGCGCCAAACTGGCTCTGAAATCGCTCGAAATGGCGACCAGGCTTGCCACCGCTGGCCACGCTTCGGGGGTCGTGACCGCCCCCATCGCCAAGGGTCTGCTCGAACAGGTCGGTTTCACCCATCCCGGCCAGACCGAATTTCTCGCCGCCGCCTGCGGGCTGCCGGAAGATGCATCAGTGATGATGCTCGCCGGGCCGAGCCTGCGGGCCGTGCCGCTCACCGTCCATTGTCCCCTCGCCGAGGTTCCCGGCCTGCTCAGCATCGGCCTGATCGTCGAACGCGGACGGATTGTCGCTTCGGCCTTGCAGCGCGATTTCGGCATTGAGCGTCCCAGACTGGCGGTCACCGGTCTCAATCCGCATGCGGGCGAGGACGGCAAGTTCGGCAACGAGGAGCAGGACGTTATCGCCCCCGCCATCGCCGAACTGCTCGCAGACGGCATCACCGCGACCGGCCCGCATCCGGCCGACGCATTGTTCAGCCCGCACAGCCGGGCGGGCTTTGATGCGGCGCTATGCATGTATCATGACCAGGCGCTGATCCCGGTGAAGGCGCTCGATTTCGACCAGGGGGTCAATGTGACGCTGGGCTTGCCGATCGTCCGCACCAGCCCGGACCATGGAACAGCCTTCGACATTGCCGGACGCGGCACCGCGCATCCGGGCGCCATGGTTTTCGCTTTGCTCATGGCAGGCGAATGCGCAGCGCGCCGGGCCGATGCCTGA
- a CDS encoding hydrolase, with protein MKPSYLESIDQAAMCEQALAWSAVNSGTGNLDGLKTVAGMLADAFAALPGEVELRDPAPVTAISADGQEFDKQHGQHLVVRVRPDAERRVVLTGHMDTVFPIDHPFQENSWLDDDVVNGPGTADMKGGIAVMLHALLALEQSEHGRSLGYDVMINSDEETGSLSSAKLIEELANGKYAALTYEPSATPEGTLAHARGGTGNYSLIVKGRSAHAGRNPQDGRNALVAAAALAVGLKDLQTEDCPVNPAKIEGGAANNVVPDNAVLRFNIRPKEPSAGERFEAGLQGLMAAIRQAHEVSVDLHGGVTRPPKPVDRKAQRLFDLVRDCGAELGQHIDWQSTGGVCDGNNIAACGVPVVDTMGVRGGKIHSPDEFMIVPSLSERAALSALVLHRLASGDEL; from the coding sequence ATGAAACCATCCTATCTCGAATCCATAGATCAGGCGGCGATGTGCGAACAGGCTTTGGCCTGGAGCGCCGTCAATTCGGGTACCGGCAATCTCGACGGTCTGAAGACTGTCGCTGGGATGCTCGCCGATGCCTTCGCTGCCCTCCCGGGCGAGGTCGAACTGCGCGACCCCGCACCGGTCACGGCGATCAGCGCGGACGGGCAGGAATTCGACAAGCAGCATGGCCAGCATCTCGTCGTGCGCGTACGCCCCGATGCGGAGCGGCGGGTGGTGCTGACGGGGCATATGGACACGGTGTTTCCAATCGATCACCCGTTCCAGGAAAATAGTTGGCTCGACGACGATGTCGTCAACGGCCCCGGTACCGCCGACATGAAAGGCGGGATCGCGGTCATGCTGCATGCACTGCTGGCGCTCGAGCAATCGGAACACGGGCGAAGCCTCGGCTACGACGTGATGATCAACTCGGACGAGGAAACCGGTTCGCTGTCTTCCGCCAAGCTGATCGAGGAACTTGCGAACGGCAAATATGCCGCCCTCACTTACGAACCCTCGGCGACGCCCGAAGGCACCCTCGCCCATGCGCGCGGCGGGACAGGCAATTACTCACTGATCGTCAAGGGCCGCTCCGCTCATGCGGGTCGCAATCCGCAGGACGGGCGCAACGCGCTGGTCGCGGCGGCAGCGCTGGCGGTCGGCCTGAAGGACCTGCAAACCGAGGATTGCCCGGTCAATCCGGCCAAGATCGAAGGCGGCGCGGCCAACAATGTCGTGCCCGACAATGCCGTGCTGCGCTTCAACATCCGCCCCAAGGAACCGAGCGCGGGTGAGCGGTTCGAGGCGGGATTGCAGGGGCTGATGGCCGCTATCCGGCAGGCACATGAAGTCAGCGTCGACCTGCATGGCGGCGTCACGCGCCCGCCCAAACCGGTCGACCGCAAGGCGCAGCGCCTGTTCGATCTCGTCCGCGATTGCGGGGCAGAGCTTGGCCAGCATATCGACTGGCAATCGACCGGAGGCGTGTGCGACGGCAACAACATCGCCGCCTGCGGGGTGCCCGTCGTCGATACGATGGGCGTGCGCGGCGGCAAGATCCATTCGCCCGACGAATTCATGATCGTGCCGAGCCTCAGCGAACGCGCGGCACTCAGCGCCCTTGTTTTGCACCGGCTGGCATCGGGAGATGAGCTTTGA
- a CDS encoding LPS-assembly protein LptD, producing MHRPGAPALPDLLLRASRAGAGALALAGLSVPTLAQDETVDAASTEQRQEPRAIDFEADVVDYDSGQDVVSARGNVVLRSEDQSVRADVVRWDRSTGVIEAIGNVRFVDQDGNQLYSSSVELTDKFEAGAMEDLLLALREGGRLAAESGARGEDGTIVLDRAAYTACSVTNPDGCPKDPSWRITAERVVYDPDERRVRFRGAYLELFGARLLPLPGLSVRTDGGAISGFLVPDIRLSESNGLEMTGEYYFRLGDNKDAKLGTSVYTEAPPMVFGQYRQLTEKGAFQITGYGTYSRRISDFTGIATSEQDFRGYVDANGTFQFDENWSLNASLRLASDRTFLRRYDISRDDRLRSIVELERIESDSYFQLAGYATQTLRLNQDQGQVPMAFPVLDYRKRLDEPVLGGKVEMQLNTLAIVRDVGQDTQRAFAKVQWDLRKITPMGQVVRFTALARGDVYHSSQNALTQTAIYRGNPGWQARGIGLAAVDVQWPFVGPAFGGTQVFTPRVQVVATPPIRNLAVPNEDARAIDLEDSNLFALNRFPGYDRVEDGVRITYGFDWELTRPGLRVKTTLGQSYRLDKDTDILVDGTGLSERVSDFVGRTEVRFRDFVSLTHRYRLDKDNLAIRRNEFDATIGSRRTYFEVGYLRLDRDIAQGIEDLQDREEVRAAARLAFADYWSIFGAGVVNLTDRNEDPTFISDGFEPIRTRLGIAYEDDCLELGFTWRRDYVDQGDARRGDTFQFYFSLKSLGFR from the coding sequence ATGCACCGCCCCGGAGCTCCTGCCTTGCCCGACCTGCTGCTCCGCGCATCGCGTGCCGGGGCAGGCGCGCTGGCTTTGGCGGGCCTGTCGGTTCCGACGCTGGCGCAAGACGAGACGGTCGACGCGGCCAGCACAGAGCAGCGGCAGGAACCGCGCGCGATCGATTTCGAGGCCGACGTCGTCGATTACGATTCCGGGCAGGACGTTGTTTCCGCACGCGGCAATGTGGTCCTGCGCAGCGAGGATCAGTCGGTCCGCGCCGATGTCGTGCGGTGGGATCGCTCGACCGGCGTCATCGAAGCGATCGGAAATGTCCGCTTCGTCGATCAGGACGGCAACCAGCTTTATTCCAGCAGCGTCGAGCTGACCGACAAGTTCGAAGCAGGGGCAATGGAAGACCTGCTGCTGGCGCTGCGCGAGGGCGGGCGACTGGCGGCAGAATCAGGCGCGCGCGGCGAAGACGGCACCATTGTGCTCGATCGCGCCGCCTATACCGCCTGCTCGGTCACCAATCCCGACGGCTGCCCCAAGGACCCCAGCTGGCGAATCACTGCCGAGCGCGTCGTTTACGATCCGGACGAACGCCGGGTGCGCTTCCGCGGGGCCTATCTCGAATTGTTCGGCGCGCGCCTGCTGCCGCTGCCGGGTCTGAGCGTGCGCACCGATGGCGGCGCGATCAGCGGATTCCTCGTGCCCGACATCAGGCTGTCGGAATCGAACGGCCTGGAAATGACCGGCGAATACTATTTCAGGCTCGGCGACAACAAGGACGCCAAGCTGGGTACGAGCGTCTATACCGAAGCGCCGCCGATGGTGTTCGGCCAGTATCGCCAGCTTACCGAAAAAGGCGCCTTCCAGATAACGGGCTACGGCACCTACAGCCGCCGTATCTCCGATTTCACCGGCATCGCGACGAGCGAGCAGGACTTCCGCGGGTATGTCGATGCCAATGGCACGTTTCAGTTCGACGAGAACTGGAGCCTCAACGCTTCGCTGCGGCTGGCCAGCGATCGGACCTTCCTGCGCCGCTACGATATCAGCCGCGACGACCGCCTACGCTCGATCGTCGAGCTCGAACGCATCGAAAGCGACAGCTATTTCCAGCTCGCGGGCTACGCCACGCAGACCCTGCGACTCAACCAGGACCAGGGGCAGGTACCGATGGCCTTCCCCGTACTCGATTACCGCAAGCGGCTGGACGAGCCCGTGCTCGGGGGCAAGGTGGAGATGCAGCTCAACACGCTGGCGATCGTGCGCGATGTGGGTCAGGATACCCAGCGGGCCTTCGCCAAGGTGCAGTGGGACCTGCGCAAGATCACTCCGATGGGGCAGGTCGTCCGGTTCACCGCGCTCGCTCGCGGCGATGTCTATCATTCAAGCCAGAATGCGCTGACCCAAACCGCGATCTATCGCGGCAATCCCGGCTGGCAGGCGCGAGGTATCGGTCTGGCGGCAGTCGATGTCCAATGGCCCTTTGTCGGGCCTGCGTTCGGCGGAACGCAGGTTTTCACGCCGCGCGTGCAGGTGGTCGCGACGCCGCCGATCCGCAATCTGGCGGTGCCTAACGAGGATGCCCGCGCGATCGATCTCGAGGATTCCAACCTCTTCGCGCTGAACCGCTTCCCGGGTTACGATCGGGTCGAGGACGGCGTACGCATCACCTACGGTTTCGACTGGGAGCTGACCCGGCCCGGCCTGAGGGTGAAGACGACGCTCGGCCAGAGCTACCGGCTCGACAAGGATACCGATATCCTCGTCGACGGGACCGGCCTGTCGGAACGCGTGTCCGACTTCGTCGGCCGCACCGAGGTGCGCTTTCGCGACTTCGTCTCGCTCACGCACCGCTACCGCCTCGACAAGGACAATCTGGCGATCCGCCGCAACGAATTCGATGCGACCATCGGCAGCCGCAGGACGTATTTCGAAGTCGGCTACCTGCGCCTCGACCGCGATATTGCGCAAGGCATCGAGGATCTGCAGGATCGCGAAGAGGTGCGCGCCGCTGCCCGCCTTGCCTTTGCCGATTACTGGTCGATCTTCGGAGCCGGCGTCGTCAACCTGACCGATCGCAACGAGGACCCGACCTTCATCTCCGATGGCTTCGAGCCGATCCGCACCCGGCTCGGCATCGCTTACGAGGACGATTGCCTGGAACTCGGCTTCACCTGGCGGCGCGATTATGTGGACCAGGGGGACGCCCGGCGCGGCGACACGTTCCAGTTCTATTTCAGCCTGAAAAGTCTCGGATTCCGATAG
- a CDS encoding peptidylprolyl isomerase: MIVFTTALPTVFARTATALAAFSLAASPIAIAAQEAAQDADQPAAAPNPLGIPDNFSLLGESNPNVRKATAVVNGSVITGTDIDHRTALVVASAQGELAEEEMVRVRMQVLRNLIDETLQVQEAAAQEINITADEVNQRYAQLAAQNFGNQPDAMDAYLLSIGSSPASLKRQIQGELAWQRLLRRNIAPFINVSEEEVNDLIKRLEESRGTEEYHIMEIYLPATAETRQAVIQNGQQIMEQLRGGASFLAYARQFSESSTAATGGDLGFVRLETLPAEMATAAQTMQPGQLTGPVEIPGGFVIIYLRDKRAVLTADPRDALLSLKQISISFEEGISQEEATSKVEAFAGAVGSIRGCGDAERAAQTVGAEVVTNDQIRVRDLPEQLQGSMLELQVGQATQPFGSLQEGVRVLLLCGRDDPQAADGPSFDVLMSRMEEERIQKRARRYLRDLRNDAYIEYN, encoded by the coding sequence ATGATTGTGTTCACAACCGCTCTACCGACCGTTTTTGCCCGCACTGCAACGGCACTGGCCGCTTTCAGCCTCGCCGCGTCTCCGATCGCGATTGCCGCCCAGGAGGCAGCGCAGGATGCCGACCAACCGGCGGCGGCTCCGAACCCGCTGGGCATTCCGGACAATTTCTCGCTGCTGGGCGAATCGAACCCCAATGTCCGCAAGGCAACCGCCGTCGTAAACGGCTCGGTCATCACCGGTACCGATATCGATCACCGCACAGCGCTGGTGGTCGCCTCCGCGCAGGGTGAACTCGCCGAGGAAGAGATGGTTCGCGTGCGGATGCAGGTGCTGCGCAACCTGATCGACGAGACGCTGCAGGTGCAGGAAGCAGCGGCGCAGGAGATCAATATCACTGCTGACGAAGTGAACCAGCGCTATGCCCAGCTGGCGGCGCAGAATTTCGGCAACCAGCCCGACGCGATGGATGCCTACCTGCTGTCGATCGGCTCTTCCCCCGCTTCGCTCAAGCGCCAGATCCAGGGTGAGCTCGCCTGGCAGCGCCTGCTGCGCCGCAACATCGCGCCCTTCATCAATGTCTCCGAAGAGGAAGTGAACGACCTCATCAAGCGGCTCGAGGAATCGCGCGGTACGGAAGAATACCACATCATGGAAATCTACCTGCCGGCGACCGCCGAGACGCGGCAGGCGGTGATCCAGAACGGGCAGCAGATCATGGAGCAGCTGCGCGGCGGAGCGAGCTTCCTCGCCTATGCGCGCCAGTTCTCCGAAAGCTCGACCGCGGCAACCGGCGGCGACCTGGGCTTCGTGCGGCTGGAAACGCTTCCGGCCGAGATGGCCACTGCTGCACAAACGATGCAACCCGGCCAGCTGACCGGTCCGGTCGAAATTCCGGGCGGTTTCGTGATCATTTATCTGCGTGACAAGCGTGCCGTCCTGACCGCCGATCCGCGCGATGCGCTCCTGAGCCTCAAGCAGATTTCGATCTCGTTCGAAGAGGGCATCTCGCAAGAGGAGGCGACGTCGAAAGTCGAAGCTTTCGCCGGCGCCGTCGGCTCGATCCGCGGCTGCGGCGATGCCGAGCGTGCCGCGCAGACCGTCGGTGCCGAAGTCGTGACCAACGACCAGATCCGGGTCCGCGACTTGCCCGAGCAATTGCAGGGTTCGATGCTGGAATTACAGGTCGGCCAGGCGACCCAGCCGTTCGGATCGCTGCAGGAGGGTGTCCGTGTGTTGCTTCTGTGCGGTCGCGACGATCCGCAGGCTGCCGACGGACCGAGCTTCGACGTTCTGATGAGCCGGATGGAAGAGGAGCGCATCCAGAAGCGCGCCCGCCGTTACCTGCGCGATCTGCGCAACGACGCCTATATCGAGTACAACTGA
- a CDS encoding D-Ala-D-Ala carboxypeptidase family metallohydrolase — MAWFILLAGLAIVLISRGPDLLRIPGTMLSPTSRTAFDSWLNEDPARAEGHAALLEYLTAQGVSDVVPVWQLTRIDGHYARRCDLPVFRIPPRELWPNIVPALRLVRDEVKPRVGEVEVLSSYRTPDLNTCARGASRSNHLDFSALDLRTVDGKSGPDFYQRLCAMQDAAGPGSRMGLGAYYDASRPNYAGGRFHIDAEGFRSWGRSYTAASSPCR, encoded by the coding sequence ATGGCCTGGTTCATCCTGCTGGCGGGGCTGGCGATCGTGCTGATCTCGCGCGGGCCCGACCTTCTGCGCATTCCCGGCACGATGCTGTCACCGACATCGCGCACGGCCTTCGACAGCTGGCTAAATGAAGATCCGGCTCGGGCCGAAGGCCATGCGGCGCTGCTGGAGTATTTGACCGCGCAGGGGGTGAGCGATGTCGTGCCGGTGTGGCAGCTGACCCGCATCGACGGGCACTATGCGCGGCGCTGCGATCTACCGGTCTTCCGCATCCCGCCGCGTGAGCTATGGCCCAATATCGTCCCGGCGCTGCGGCTGGTGCGCGACGAGGTGAAGCCGCGCGTGGGCGAGGTCGAGGTGCTGTCGTCCTATCGCACGCCCGATCTCAACACCTGCGCGCGCGGGGCGAGCCGCAGCAACCACCTGGACTTCTCGGCGCTCGATCTGCGTACGGTGGATGGAAAGAGCGGACCGGATTTCTACCAGCGGCTCTGTGCCATGCAGGATGCGGCGGGGCCGGGTAGCCGGATGGGGCTTGGGGCCTATTACGATGCCTCGCGACCGAATTATGCAGGCGGGCGATTCCATATCGATGCCGAGGGATTTCGGAGCTGGGGGCGGAGTTACACGGCGGCGAGCAGTCCGTGTCGGTGA
- a CDS encoding malate synthase G, producing MTDYTTKARLQIDPALAAFLEGEVLAPLGRDADAFWQGFSNLVHGFTPRNRDLLAKREELQAKIDAWHRKRRGQSHDHAAYKAFLSEIGYLVPEPDAFTIGTQNVDPEIATMAGPQLVVPILNARFLLNAANARWGSLYDALYGTDALDAPPAKPGGYDEERGAAVIAEARRFLDEAVPLKSGSWADLTLERIEADGIAIADESQYVGETEKGRLFKNNGLHIEVQWAPESSVGKSDQAGISDVVIESALTTIADCEDSVAAVDAEDKLLAYTNWLGIIRGDLQESFEKRGRTMTRALNGDKSYTDTHGEAQTLPGRSLMFVRNVGHLMTNPAILLEDGSEIPEGIMDAVVTSAISAHDVQGLGRYGNSRTGSIYIVKPKMHGPEECAFTNDLFDAVEDLLELPRHTIKVGVMDEERRTSANLAACILAVRDRIVFINTGFLDRTGDEIHTSMQAGPMMRKGEMKGSAWLDAYEKRNVGIGMACGLSGRAQIGKGMWPAPDLMGKMMLEKIGHLRAGANTAWVPSPTAATLHALHYHREDVFAIQRDLGEAPGLDRLLTIPLAEATNWPEDEVREELDNNAQGLLGYVVRWIDAGVGCSKVPDISDVGLMEDRATLRISSQHMANWLLHGVASENQVMDSLKRMAAKVDEQNAGDLSYEPMAGNWETSLAFKAACDLVFKGVEQPSGYTEPLLHQWRLRKKAGA from the coding sequence ATGACCGACTACACGACCAAAGCCCGCCTGCAGATCGATCCTGCGCTCGCCGCGTTCCTGGAAGGCGAGGTGCTGGCACCCCTGGGCAGGGACGCAGACGCATTCTGGCAGGGCTTCTCCAACCTGGTCCACGGCTTCACTCCGCGCAATCGCGACCTGCTTGCCAAGCGTGAAGAGCTGCAGGCCAAAATCGACGCCTGGCATCGCAAGCGCCGCGGACAAAGCCACGATCATGCAGCCTACAAAGCGTTCCTGAGCGAGATCGGCTACCTCGTCCCGGAGCCGGATGCGTTCACTATCGGCACGCAGAACGTCGATCCCGAAATCGCGACCATGGCCGGGCCGCAGCTGGTGGTGCCGATCCTCAATGCGCGGTTCCTGCTGAATGCCGCCAACGCCCGCTGGGGCAGCCTCTATGACGCGCTCTACGGAACCGATGCGCTCGACGCGCCGCCTGCAAAACCCGGTGGCTATGACGAGGAACGCGGCGCGGCGGTGATCGCCGAGGCCCGCAGGTTCCTTGATGAGGCGGTGCCGCTGAAGTCCGGCAGTTGGGCCGACCTTACGCTGGAGCGTATCGAGGCCGATGGCATTGCGATTGCCGACGAGAGCCAGTATGTCGGCGAGACCGAGAAGGGCCGTTTGTTCAAAAACAACGGCCTGCACATCGAAGTTCAATGGGCCCCCGAGAGTTCGGTCGGGAAGTCCGACCAGGCCGGCATCAGCGATGTCGTGATCGAAAGTGCGCTGACGACGATCGCCGATTGCGAGGATTCGGTGGCGGCGGTCGATGCCGAAGACAAGCTGCTCGCCTACACCAACTGGCTCGGCATCATTCGCGGCGATCTGCAGGAGAGCTTCGAGAAACGCGGGCGCACGATGACCCGCGCGCTGAATGGCGACAAGAGCTACACCGATACCCATGGCGAGGCGCAGACGCTGCCAGGCCGGAGCCTGATGTTTGTCCGCAATGTCGGGCACTTGATGACCAATCCTGCGATCCTGCTGGAGGATGGCAGCGAGATCCCCGAAGGCATCATGGACGCCGTCGTCACAAGCGCGATCAGCGCGCATGATGTGCAGGGACTTGGCCGATACGGCAATTCGCGCACCGGCAGCATCTATATCGTCAAGCCGAAGATGCACGGCCCGGAAGAATGTGCGTTTACCAATGACTTGTTCGACGCGGTTGAGGATTTGCTCGAACTGCCGCGCCACACGATTAAGGTTGGGGTGATGGACGAGGAGCGCCGCACTTCGGCGAATCTCGCTGCGTGCATTCTCGCGGTGCGCGACCGGATCGTCTTCATCAACACCGGTTTCCTCGACCGGACGGGCGACGAAATCCATACCTCGATGCAGGCCGGGCCGATGATGCGCAAGGGCGAGATGAAAGGCAGCGCCTGGCTCGATGCCTACGAGAAGCGCAATGTCGGCATCGGCATGGCTTGCGGCCTGTCGGGGCGCGCGCAGATCGGCAAGGGCATGTGGCCCGCGCCGGATCTGATGGGCAAGATGATGCTGGAGAAGATCGGCCATTTGCGCGCGGGGGCCAATACGGCCTGGGTACCGTCGCCGACCGCGGCGACGCTCCACGCGCTGCATTATCACCGCGAGGACGTGTTTGCGATCCAGCGGGACCTCGGCGAAGCGCCCGGCCTCGATCGGCTGCTCACCATCCCGCTCGCCGAGGCGACGAACTGGCCGGAAGACGAAGTGCGCGAGGAACTCGATAACAATGCGCAAGGCCTGCTCGGCTATGTCGTGCGCTGGATCGATGCGGGCGTCGGCTGTTCCAAGGTGCCGGACATCAGCGATGTCGGCCTGATGGAAGACCGTGCCACCTTGCGCATCTCCAGCCAGCACATGGCCAACTGGCTCCTCCACGGCGTGGCGAGCGAGAACCAAGTGATGGACAGCCTCAAGCGCATGGCCGCCAAGGTCGACGAGCAGAATGCAGGCGACCTGTCCTACGAGCCGATGGCAGGCAATTGGGAAACGAGCCTCGCGTTCAAGGCCGCCTGCGATCTCGTGTTCAAAGGCGTGGAGCAGCCGAGCGGCTATACCGAGCCGCTGCTGCATCAATGGCGGCTGCGCAAGAAAGCGGGAGCCTGA